The Buchnera aphidicola str. APS (Acyrthosiphon pisum) genome has a segment encoding these proteins:
- a CDS encoding lipoprotein-releasing ABC transporter permease subunit produces MYKPISLFIALRYLWNTHLPNFKKIITILSIIGISITTASLIIITSIINGSEKNFEKNILSFIPHLIITNKNQCIKKDQFPENILKLNNIKNISDLISKEIIVQSKNDISMAEVIGIDHTNYYNIHNYNIKSVLKTLKPGYYNIIIGKQLARKLNVFIGDRLKLIFLSNTKNFFSGEIFKQRTFKIINFFSTKKEVDYYQILMNKEDSLNFLNYSKDYVTGWRVWLKNPLSLNVNEIKKITHPLFLLDWTTQKGELFKAMKIEKYIMFLFLFLVLLVSILNIVVILTICTVEKQNAVAILQTQGLLNCKIMLIFIIFGSSTAIIGNILGTLISLTLIIQNDFLKFFINIFIDETNIPIIVIPYQIFFINITITLFTILSTLYPSWKAIQLKPSRILSNE; encoded by the coding sequence ATGTATAAACCTATCTCTCTTTTTATTGCTTTACGTTATTTATGGAATACTCATTTACCAAATTTTAAAAAAATAATTACAATTCTATCTATTATAGGTATTAGTATAACGACAGCTTCACTAATTATTATTACATCTATAATAAATGGATCTGAGAAAAATTTTGAAAAAAATATTTTATCATTTATTCCACATTTAATAATAACTAATAAAAATCAATGTATTAAAAAAGATCAATTTCCTGAAAATATTTTAAAATTAAATAATATTAAAAATATTTCTGATTTAATTAGTAAAGAAATCATTGTACAAAGTAAAAACGATATTTCTATGGCAGAAGTAATAGGAATTGACCATACAAACTATTACAATATTCATAACTATAATATTAAAAGTGTTTTAAAAACACTTAAGCCTGGATATTATAATATAATTATAGGAAAACAGTTAGCTAGAAAACTTAATGTATTTATCGGTGATAGACTGAAACTAATTTTTTTATCCAACACAAAAAATTTTTTTTCAGGAGAAATTTTCAAACAACGTACATTTAAAATAATTAATTTTTTTTCAACTAAAAAAGAAGTTGATTATTATCAAATTTTAATGAACAAAGAAGACAGTTTGAATTTTTTAAATTATTCTAAAGATTATGTTACTGGTTGGCGCGTATGGTTGAAAAATCCACTATCTTTAAATGTTAATGAGATAAAAAAGATAACACATCCATTATTTTTATTGGATTGGACGACACAAAAAGGTGAACTTTTTAAAGCCATGAAAATTGAAAAATATATCATGTTTCTTTTTTTGTTTTTAGTTTTATTAGTATCTATTTTAAATATAGTTGTTATTCTTACTATATGTACAGTAGAAAAACAAAATGCTGTTGCGATTTTACAGACACAGGGATTGCTGAATTGTAAAATTATGTTAATATTTATTATATTTGGTTCAAGCACCGCAATTATTGGTAATATATTAGGTACACTAATTAGTCTCACATTAATAATACAAAATGATTTTTTGAAATTTTTTATTAACATTTTTATTGATGAAACAAATATCCCTATAATTGTTATTCCATATCAAAT